Within the Thiohalobacter sp. IOR34 genome, the region TGCGCCAGCACCTGCTGCGTCAGATCGATCGGGCCCTGGAGGGAAGGGCGGGGCAGGGCGTGGTCACCGCCCTGGCCCTCGGCCAGCGGGAGGGCATCGATCCTGCCCAGTGGCAACGGTTGCGGGCCACGGGCACCGCCCACCTGGTGGCCATCTCCGGTCTGCACGTCGGTCTGCTGGCCGGCCTCGGCTTTCTGCTCGGACGCGGCCTCTGGAGCCGCTCCAGCCACCTGACCCGGCGGCTGGCGGCGCAACGCGCCGGGGCCCTCAGCGCCATCGCCCTGGCGACGGCCTATGCGCTGCTGGCCGGTTTCTCCATTCCCACCCAGCGCGCCCTGCTGATGGTCACCCTGGCCGGTCTCGTCCTGCTGCTGGGTCGTCCGCTGCGCCCCATGCCCCTCTTTGGTACTGCCCTGCTGGGCGTGCTGCTGCTCGATCCCCACGCCGTGCAGGATCCCGGTTTCTGGTTGTCCTTCACGGCCGTGGGCCTGTTGCTGTGGGCCGGTCTTGGCCGCCGCGGCCCGCGGCCACCTCTGCCCAGGTTGCAGGCCCTGCTGCGCAGCAGTCTGCTCCTGACAGTGGGGTTGGCGCCGGTGACCGCACTGGCCTTCGGCCAGGCCGCCTGGCTGTCGCCACTGGCCAATCTGTTGGCCATCCCCTGGGTGACCCTGCTGGTCGTGCCGCTCAGCCTGCTGGGCACGGCCCTGCTCGGCATCGGCGTCGAGGCGGGCGGGACACTGCTGCGGCTCGCGGCTGGAGGCTTCGAGGCGCTGGACAGGGTGCTCGGCTGGCTGGCGGCATTGCCGGGCGCTGCCGGCTGGCTGCCACCCCCGGAACCCGTCGCGCTGCTGCTGGCCGTGACCGGGGTGCTCTGGCTGGCGGCGCCGCGAGGCTTCCCCGGTCGCTGGGTGGCTGGCCTGCTGCTCCTGCCCTTGCTGCTGCTGCGCCCCCCGCAGCCGCCGCCGGGTCATGCCTGGTTCAGTCTGCTGGACGTGGGCCAGGGGCTGGCCGCAGTGGTCCGCACCCGCAACCATGTGCTGGTCTACGATACCGGTCCCCGCTTCGCCAGCGGATTCGAGACCGGCAGTGCCGTCCTGCGGCCCTTCCTGCTCCAGGCGGGGCTCCGCGCCGTCGATCTGCTGATCGTCAGCCACGGGGACAACGACCACATCGGCGGCGCGCGCGGCCTGACCCGCAGCCTGCCGGTCTACCAGGTGATCAGCAGCGTGCCCCAGCGCCTCGACTGGCGCCGTGCGGCACGCTGTGATCGGCCGCGGCGCTGGTCCTGGGACGGGGTAGGATTCGAGCTCATCCATCCGGCCGGCCGGCGCCGCTGGCGCGGCAACAACGCCTCCTGCGTGCTGCGGGTGGTGGCGGCCGATGGACAGGCCCTGCTGCTGCCGGGGGACATCGAGGCCGCCGCCGAACGTGCCCTGCTGCACGGAACGGCGGATCTGGGCGCCGATCTGCTGGTGGTGCCGCATCACGGCAGCCGCACCTCGTCGACGGCGGCCTTCATCGAGCGGGTCGGGCCCCGCTACGCGCTGTTCGCCGTTGGCTACCGCAACCGCTTCGGTTTCCCACGGCCGGAGATAGCGGCCCGCTACCGTCAGCGGGGAATCCGGCTGCTGGACACCGCGACGGCCGGTGCCATCCATTTCCGTCTGGGCAGCGGCCCGCAGGGGCTGCGTCCACGGACCAGCCGGCCGTGATGCAAGCAGGGAGGTGAATCCGTATGATAGACGCCGCAACGTCGGCCGCCAGGCCGGATATTGCACCAAGGCGGCTCCTATGAATCGGAGTGCAGGCTGGTATACAAGGCCAGGAGGCTCGCAAATGGGCCCTCGTGGCGGGGTACGGTTTGTGCCTATTCGATTTCAGGACGCATCTGGCTGCGCATCCTGGCCGATCGCCCTTGAATCATAGCTACGGCTATGCTTCTGCGGGTGATCGACCAACCTGCTTTGCCAGCTCCGCCCTGAGCATCGAATCCTTGGTGCAATATCCGGGCTAGCCCGTGCCGGCATGGAATCCTCAACGGGGATGGACTGCAACGGTGTATGAACTGATCAAAGCGGGCGGCTGGCTGATGCTGCCCATCCTGGCCTGCTCGGTGGTGGCCCTGGCGATCATCGGCGAACGCATGTGGATGCTGCGGGTGCGGCGGGTACTGCCACGCCACCTGGTGGCCCAGATCTGGACCTGGGTGCGCAACCGCGAACTGGACAACGTCAAGTTGCAGACCCTGCGCGCCGGTTCGCCGCTGGGCCGGATCCTCGCCGCCGGGCTGGTCAACGTCCGGCACGACCGCGAAATCATGAAGGAAGCCATCGAGGACACCGGCCGCCACGTGGTGCTGGAGCTGGAGCGCTACCTCAACAGCCTCGGCACCATCGCCGCCATCACCCCGCTGCTCGGCCTGCTCGGCACCGTGATCGGCATGATCAAGGTGTTCACCGCCATCACCACCCAGGGCGTCGGCAATCCCGGCGTGCTGGCCGGCGGCATCTCCGAGGCGCTGATCACCACCGCGACCGGCCTTTCGGTGGCCATCCCCAGTCTGATGTTCTATCGCTACTTCCGCGGCAAGGTGGACATGCTGGTGGTGCGCATGGAAGAGGAGGCGCTGAAGATGGTCGAAGTGCTGCACGGCGAACGCGAGGAAGATCCGGACACCCGGGAGGTCCTGTGAACCTGCGCCCGCGGCGTCGCGAAGATCCGGAGGTCAACCTGACACCGTTGATCGACGTGGTCTTTCTGCTGCTGATCTTCTTCATGATCTCCACCACCTTCGACCGCGAGGCGGAACTCAGGGTCGAGCTGCCGCAGGCCACGGCCGAGCCGGGTGAGCCCCCCCCGGAGCTGCTGGAGATCACGGTCAACGCGCGCGGCCAGTATTTCGTCAACGACCAGCAGGTGGTCAACAGCCAGCCGCAGACCCTGAAGCGCGCCATGCAGCAGGTGCTGGCCGGCCGCAAGGAGCTGCCGGTGGTGATCCGTTCCGACGGTCAGGCCCCCTACCAGGCCGTGGTCACGGTGATGGACGTGGCCCGCCAGCTCGGCCTCTCGCAGCTGTCCCTGGCCACCACCCAGACGCCCGCCGAATAAAGCCCATGCCGGACGCAGCGCCTCCCGCCTCGGCCTGGTCGCATTACAAGCGGCTGCTGCGCTACGCCGTACCCTACTGGCGGCTGTTCCTGTTCTCCAGCCTGACCATGGCCCTGTATGGCGCGACCGACGCCATGTTCGCGGCCCTGATGAAGCCGATGCTCGACGAGAGCTTCGTGGCCCGGGATGCGGCGATGATCCGCACCATTCCGCTGCTGCTGATCGGCCTGTTCGTCTTCCGCGGCCTGACCGGTTTCGCCGCCAACTACGGCATGAACTGGATCGGCCGGCGGGTGGTGCAGGTGCTGCGTGGCGAGCTGTTCGACAAGATCCTCCATCTGCCGACCGCCTTCCTCGACCGGGTCAGCAGCGGCGAACTGGTATCGCGCCTGATCTACAACGTGGAACAGGTCGCCCAGGCGAGCACCAATGCGGTCACCATCCTCATCCGCGACAGCTTCACCGTGGTCTTCCTGCTGGCCTGGATGTTCTATCTGAGCGGCTGGCTGGCCATGCTGTTCCTGCTCATCGGTCCGGTGATGGCCTTCCTGATCCGCTACGTCAGCCGCCGCTTCCGGCGCATCAGCACCCGCATCCAGGAATCCATGGCCGACGTCACCCAGATCGCAGAGGAGGCCATCCACGGCCACCGCATCGTCAAGGCCTTCGGTGGCGAGGACTACGAACGGCAGCGCTTCGAACGGATCAACAACAAGAACCGCACCCTGCAGATGAAGATGACCGCCACCAGCGCCGCCTCGGTGCCAGTGGTACAGCTGATGGGAGCGGCGACCCTGGCCCTGGTCATCTACCTGGCCACCGAGGATTCACTGCAGGGCAGCATCTCGGCCGGCGATTTCGTCTCCTTCATCACCGCCATGATGCTGCTGATGCCACCGCTGAAACGCCTGACCAGCGTCAACTCCAGCCTGCAGCGCGGCATCGCCGCGGCGCAGAGCCTGTTCGAGATCCTCGACGCGGAACAGGAGGCCGAGCGCGACGGCCGGCCGCTGGAGCGGACCCGTGGCGAGATCGATTACCGGCACGTCGGCTTCCGTTACCCGGGCGCCTCGGCACCGGCCCTGGACGACGTCAGCTTCCACGTGGAGCCGGGGCAGACGGTGGCCATCGTCGGCCGCTCCGGCAGCGGCAAGTCGACCCTGGTCAACCTGCTGCCACGCTTCTACGAACCGCAGAGCGGGCAGATCCTGCTCGACGGCTACGACCTCGGCGGCTACCGCCTGGCCGACCTGCGGCGGCAGATCGCCCTGGTCAGTCAGGAGGTGACCCTGTTCAACGACAGCATCGCCCACAACATCGCCTATGGCGCCTGCAGCGGTGCCAGCCCGGAACAGATCCGCAGGGCTGCCGAGATGGCCCATGCGCTGGAGTTCATCGAGCAACTGCCAGAGGGCTTCGACACCCCGGTGGGCGAGAAGGGCGCACGCCTCTCCGGTGGCCAGCGGCAGCGCATCGCCATCGCCCGGGCGCTGCTCAAGGATGCCCCCATCCTGATCCTCGACGAGGCCACCTCGGCGCTGGACAGCGAATCCGAACGCGCCATCCAGACGGCGCTGGAGACCCTGATGCGCGGCCGCACCACACTGGTCATCGCCCATCGCCTGTCGACGGTGGAGAAGGCCGACCGCATCCTGGTGATGGAACGCGGCCAGGTGGTCGAATACGGCTGCCACGAAGAGCTGCTGCAGCGCGAGGGTCAGTACGCGGCCCTCTACCGGCTGCAGTTCAGCGAGGAGCGGCTGGCGGCCATCGCTGGTGAACGGCCGCCATGCTGAGGCACCTGCCGGAACTCTG harbors:
- a CDS encoding DNA internalization-related competence protein ComEC/Rec2; this translates as MFLSALGFLGGILLFLYPPPAVAWLLLPLLAWRPARRRAPWLLAGALWAALHPPPELLDAALEGQDLLLRGSLVSLPAADTARQRFRFRAEARRVGNDWQPFHHELRLSWYRAPLRLGAGDRWQFRVRLKRPRGFANPGGFDYGRWLRRQGFTATGYVRPSPDNRRLGAASGLPLLKLRQHLLRQIDRALEGRAGQGVVTALALGQREGIDPAQWQRLRATGTAHLVAISGLHVGLLAGLGFLLGRGLWSRSSHLTRRLAAQRAGALSAIALATAYALLAGFSIPTQRALLMVTLAGLVLLLGRPLRPMPLFGTALLGVLLLDPHAVQDPGFWLSFTAVGLLLWAGLGRRGPRPPLPRLQALLRSSLLLTVGLAPVTALAFGQAAWLSPLANLLAIPWVTLLVVPLSLLGTALLGIGVEAGGTLLRLAAGGFEALDRVLGWLAALPGAAGWLPPPEPVALLLAVTGVLWLAAPRGFPGRWVAGLLLLPLLLLRPPQPPPGHAWFSLLDVGQGLAAVVRTRNHVLVYDTGPRFASGFETGSAVLRPFLLQAGLRAVDLLIVSHGDNDHIGGARGLTRSLPVYQVISSVPQRLDWRRAARCDRPRRWSWDGVGFELIHPAGRRRWRGNNASCVLRVVAADGQALLLPGDIEAAAERALLHGTADLGADLLVVPHHGSRTSSTAAFIERVGPRYALFAVGYRNRFGFPRPEIAARYRQRGIRLLDTATAGAIHFRLGSGPQGLRPRTSRP
- a CDS encoding MotA/TolQ/ExbB proton channel family protein — encoded protein: MYELIKAGGWLMLPILACSVVALAIIGERMWMLRVRRVLPRHLVAQIWTWVRNRELDNVKLQTLRAGSPLGRILAAGLVNVRHDREIMKEAIEDTGRHVVLELERYLNSLGTIAAITPLLGLLGTVIGMIKVFTAITTQGVGNPGVLAGGISEALITTATGLSVAIPSLMFYRYFRGKVDMLVVRMEEEALKMVEVLHGEREEDPDTREVL
- a CDS encoding biopolymer transporter ExbD; this encodes MNLRPRRREDPEVNLTPLIDVVFLLLIFFMISTTFDREAELRVELPQATAEPGEPPPELLEITVNARGQYFVNDQQVVNSQPQTLKRAMQQVLAGRKELPVVIRSDGQAPYQAVVTVMDVARQLGLSQLSLATTQTPAE
- the msbA gene encoding lipid A export permease/ATP-binding protein MsbA translates to MPDAAPPASAWSHYKRLLRYAVPYWRLFLFSSLTMALYGATDAMFAALMKPMLDESFVARDAAMIRTIPLLLIGLFVFRGLTGFAANYGMNWIGRRVVQVLRGELFDKILHLPTAFLDRVSSGELVSRLIYNVEQVAQASTNAVTILIRDSFTVVFLLAWMFYLSGWLAMLFLLIGPVMAFLIRYVSRRFRRISTRIQESMADVTQIAEEAIHGHRIVKAFGGEDYERQRFERINNKNRTLQMKMTATSAASVPVVQLMGAATLALVIYLATEDSLQGSISAGDFVSFITAMMLLMPPLKRLTSVNSSLQRGIAAAQSLFEILDAEQEAERDGRPLERTRGEIDYRHVGFRYPGASAPALDDVSFHVEPGQTVAIVGRSGSGKSTLVNLLPRFYEPQSGQILLDGYDLGGYRLADLRRQIALVSQEVTLFNDSIAHNIAYGACSGASPEQIRRAAEMAHALEFIEQLPEGFDTPVGEKGARLSGGQRQRIAIARALLKDAPILILDEATSALDSESERAIQTALETLMRGRTTLVIAHRLSTVEKADRILVMERGQVVEYGCHEELLQREGQYAALYRLQFSEERLAAIAGERPPC